One Polynucleobacter sp. MWH-Spelu-300-X4 genomic window carries:
- the folK gene encoding 2-amino-4-hydroxy-6-hydroxymethyldihydropteridine diphosphokinase: MALAFIGLGGNIGDAKQLIKDAIVCLAQRPELRVKTRSCMYKSAPVDATGNDFINAVISIETDIQPKELLAICHQVENQFGRERPFLNAPRTLDLDLLIYDQVELADEFLTIPHPRLTERAFVLLPLLEISPDLNLPTLGELSQYLKQVEHQRIEKVQGCCCPSNTI, encoded by the coding sequence ATGGCACTGGCCTTTATTGGTCTTGGCGGCAACATTGGTGATGCGAAACAACTCATCAAAGATGCTATCGTTTGCTTAGCTCAGCGCCCGGAGCTAAGAGTAAAAACACGCAGCTGCATGTATAAAAGCGCGCCTGTAGATGCTACTGGAAATGATTTCATTAACGCGGTTATTTCCATTGAGACGGATATCCAACCTAAAGAGTTATTAGCTATTTGCCATCAAGTAGAAAATCAATTTGGTAGAGAGCGTCCTTTTTTAAATGCCCCAAGAACCTTAGATCTAGATTTATTAATCTACGATCAAGTAGAACTAGCTGATGAATTTTTAACCATTCCGCACCCCAGATTAACTGAAAGAGCATTTGTACTTTTGCCACTTTTAGAAATATCGCCCGATCTTAATTTGCCTACCCTGGGTGAACTTTCACAATACCTTAAACAAGTTGAACATCAACGCATTGAAAAAGTTCAAGGTTGTTGTTGCCCAAGCAATACCATTTAA
- the dnaK gene encoding molecular chaperone DnaK: protein MAKIIGIDLGTTNSCVSVIEGNTPRVIENAEGARTTPSIIAYMEDGEILVGAPAKRQSVTNPRNTLYAVKRLIGRKFEEKEVQKDIDLMPYTIAKADNGDAWVEVRGNKMAPPQISAEVLRKMKKTAEDYLGEEVTEAVITVPAYFNDSQRQATKDAGRIAGLEVKRIINEPTAAALAFGLDKQEKGDRKIAVYDLGGGTFDVSIIEIADVDGEKQFEVLSTNGDTFLGGEDFDQRIIDFIIAEFKKEQGVDLSKDVLALQRLKEAAEKAKIELSSSQQSDINLPYITADASGPKHLNIKMTRAKLESLVEDLIARTIEPCRTAIKDAGVSVGDIHDVILVGGMTRMPKVQEKVKEFFGQEPRKDVNPDEAVAVGAAIQGAVLSGDRTDVLLLDVTPLSLGIETLGGVMTKMITKNTTIPTKHAQVFSTAEDNQPAVTIKVYQGEREMASANKVLGEFNLEGIAPAARGTPQIEVSFDIDANGILHVGAKDKATGKENKITIKANSGLSEEEIQRMVKDAEMNADEDRKLRELVDAKNTAEALVHSTKKAMEEHGASLEADEKEKIEAALKDLEEASKGSDKDAITSKTEELGKVSQKLGEKVYAAMAAKEQAAAGAPGDAAKPKDDNVVDADFKEVNDKK, encoded by the coding sequence ATGGCAAAAATTATTGGTATCGACTTAGGTACAACTAACTCATGTGTATCAGTTATCGAAGGTAATACACCTAGAGTAATTGAAAATGCTGAAGGTGCGCGTACAACCCCATCCATCATTGCATATATGGAAGATGGCGAAATTTTGGTTGGCGCTCCAGCAAAACGTCAGTCCGTGACTAACCCACGTAATACTTTGTATGCGGTGAAGCGTTTGATCGGTCGTAAATTTGAAGAAAAAGAAGTTCAAAAAGATATCGACTTGATGCCTTACACAATCGCTAAAGCGGATAACGGTGACGCTTGGGTTGAGGTTCGCGGTAATAAGATGGCTCCTCCACAAATTTCAGCAGAAGTTCTTCGTAAGATGAAAAAAACTGCTGAAGATTATTTGGGTGAAGAGGTAACAGAAGCTGTTATTACGGTACCAGCTTACTTCAACGATAGCCAACGTCAAGCGACTAAAGACGCTGGCCGTATTGCTGGTTTAGAAGTTAAGCGCATCATTAATGAGCCAACAGCAGCAGCGTTAGCCTTTGGTTTGGATAAGCAAGAAAAAGGCGATCGTAAGATTGCTGTTTATGACTTGGGTGGCGGTACTTTCGACGTATCTATTATTGAAATCGCCGATGTGGATGGCGAGAAGCAATTCGAAGTATTGTCTACAAACGGCGATACATTCTTGGGTGGTGAAGACTTTGACCAACGTATTATTGATTTCATCATCGCTGAGTTTAAGAAAGAGCAAGGCGTAGATCTTTCAAAAGATGTGTTGGCATTGCAACGTCTAAAAGAAGCTGCTGAAAAAGCAAAAATCGAGCTTTCTTCAAGCCAGCAATCAGACATTAATTTGCCATACATTACAGCTGATGCTTCTGGTCCAAAACACTTGAACATCAAGATGACTCGCGCCAAGTTGGAGTCTTTGGTTGAGGACTTAATTGCTCGTACGATTGAACCATGTCGTACAGCGATTAAGGATGCGGGCGTTTCAGTTGGCGATATCCACGATGTGATTTTAGTGGGTGGTATGACTCGTATGCCTAAGGTGCAAGAGAAGGTTAAAGAGTTCTTCGGTCAAGAGCCACGTAAAGATGTGAACCCTGATGAGGCTGTAGCTGTCGGTGCGGCTATTCAAGGTGCGGTATTGTCTGGCGATCGTACAGATGTATTGTTATTGGATGTGACCCCTCTTTCTTTAGGTATTGAGACTTTGGGTGGTGTGATGACTAAGATGATCACGAAAAACACCACGATTCCAACAAAACATGCTCAAGTATTCTCAACCGCTGAAGATAATCAGCCTGCTGTAACTATTAAGGTTTACCAGGGTGAGCGTGAGATGGCTTCAGCCAATAAGGTTTTGGGTGAGTTTAATTTGGAAGGTATCGCACCGGCTGCTCGTGGCACACCTCAAATTGAAGTGTCATTTGATATCGATGCCAATGGTATTTTGCATGTGGGCGCAAAAGATAAAGCTACTGGTAAAGAAAATAAAATCACGATTAAAGCTAACTCAGGTTTGTCAGAGGAAGAAATTCAACGCATGGTGAAAGATGCGGAGATGAATGCTGATGAAGACCGTAAGTTGCGCGAATTGGTAGATGCCAAAAATACTGCTGAAGCTTTGGTTCATTCAACTAAGAAAGCAATGGAAGAGCATGGCGCAAGTCTTGAGGCTGATGAAAAAGAGAAAATTGAAGCAGCTCTAAAAGACTTGGAAGAAGCAAGCAAAGGCTCTGACAAAGATGCGATTACTTCTAAGACTGAAGAGCTTGGCAAAGTAAGTCAAAAGCTTGGTGAAAAAGTGTATGCTGCAATGGCTGCTAAAGAACAAGCTGCTGCTGGGGCGCCTGGTGATGCAGCTAAGCCAAAAGACGACAATGTCGTTGATGCCGATTTCAAGGAAGTAAACGATAAGAAGTAA
- the pcnB gene encoding polynucleotide adenylyltransferase PcnB, which translates to MIRRFIDRIFSASPKQRKLIHGHQVTPKKIAKRSHHINPDLLSKNAVKVTAVLQEAGYDAYIVGGAVRDLLLGIAPKDFDVATDATPEEVQKLFRRSRVIGRRFQIVHVTFYGKDRPEIIEVSTFRAHVQADEAHVAASGRILRDNVWGSQAEDATRRDFTINAMYYDPHTETVLDYHGGMQDIEAKTIRMIGEPTQRYREDPVRMLRAIRFAAKTGFAIEPKTRAPLEQLANLIQDVPSARLFDEILKLLMSGHAWSSISQLQAAGLHHKILPLIDEITSHEDRLTFVKKSLENTDNRIKSGKPVSAGFLFATLLWHDVQEAWARYENNDMPTIPALHAAIDEVLESQKSFLGMQRRHEADMREIWTMQPRLEKRVGRYPFRLVETNKFKAGYDFLLLRAEVGEVSEDLSEWWTNFWLGDDIQRQELMTLAKSESTETSSTNKKRRRRTRSKNAKPKAPEQTN; encoded by the coding sequence ATGATTCGCCGTTTCATTGATCGCATTTTTAGTGCATCGCCCAAACAAAGGAAACTGATTCACGGTCATCAAGTCACTCCCAAAAAGATTGCTAAACGCTCCCATCACATCAATCCTGATTTACTTTCAAAAAATGCGGTCAAAGTAACTGCTGTTTTACAAGAGGCAGGTTATGACGCTTATATCGTTGGTGGCGCCGTTCGCGATTTACTATTAGGCATAGCACCTAAAGATTTTGATGTAGCAACCGACGCAACCCCGGAAGAAGTACAAAAATTATTCCGCCGCTCTCGCGTCATTGGTCGACGCTTCCAAATTGTTCACGTGACTTTCTATGGCAAAGATCGACCAGAAATCATCGAGGTATCGACTTTTAGAGCGCATGTTCAAGCCGATGAGGCTCATGTGGCAGCTAGTGGTCGCATCTTACGAGATAACGTATGGGGCAGCCAAGCTGAAGATGCCACCCGCAGAGACTTCACCATCAATGCGATGTATTACGACCCTCATACTGAAACCGTGTTGGATTACCACGGGGGTATGCAAGATATTGAGGCAAAGACCATTCGTATGATTGGGGAACCCACCCAAAGATATCGTGAAGATCCTGTCAGGATGTTAAGAGCTATTCGTTTTGCAGCGAAAACAGGGTTTGCGATTGAACCTAAAACTCGAGCTCCACTAGAGCAGCTAGCCAACCTCATTCAGGATGTGCCTAGCGCCCGCCTATTTGATGAAATTCTCAAATTATTAATGTCTGGCCACGCTTGGTCATCCATTTCACAACTACAAGCAGCCGGTCTTCACCATAAGATATTGCCTTTAATTGATGAAATTACCAGTCATGAAGATCGCCTAACTTTTGTTAAGAAATCTTTAGAAAATACAGATAACCGCATCAAATCGGGCAAGCCCGTTTCTGCAGGCTTTCTTTTTGCTACCTTGCTTTGGCACGATGTCCAAGAAGCTTGGGCTCGATATGAAAATAACGATATGCCTACAATACCAGCATTACATGCTGCGATTGATGAAGTACTAGAATCACAAAAATCTTTCCTGGGAATGCAACGCCGTCACGAAGCTGATATGCGAGAAATCTGGACCATGCAACCCCGCTTAGAAAAAAGAGTTGGTCGCTACCCATTCAGATTAGTTGAAACGAATAAATTTAAAGCTGGCTATGACTTTTTGCTATTACGCGCGGAAGTGGGTGAGGTATCAGAAGATTTAAGTGAATGGTGGACTAATTTCTGGTTGGGTGATGATATCCAACGACAAGAGCTTATGACATTAGCCAAATCAGAATCTACTGAAACCAGTTCTACCAATAAAAAAAGGCGTCGACGCACAAGATCAAAAAATGCGAAACCAAAAGCGCCCGAGCAAACAAATTAA
- the hemH gene encoding ferrochelatase, whose product MAPHQQSERTAVLLVNLGTPDAPTPSAVRRYLKEFLSDPRVVEIPRVIWWCILNLIILPIRSKASAKKYASIWMQGQETGSPLLIHSKNQALALEKRFSSQGKEVMVELAMRYGKPSLESVLKKLRDAGVGRLLVLPLYPQYSATTTASTFDEIFRVLATWRNQPELRLVKHYHDHPAYIQALKEQVEASWQLNGRPDFAQGDKLVFSFHGVPKRTLDKGDPYHCECHKTGRLLREALGLTPDQALVTFQSRFGKAEWLKPYTAPTIEAFAKNHVKRVDVFCPGFPADCLETLEEIALEVRDEFLAAGGKDYRYIPCLNDSAHWVAGLDAIAVDHLGKWPTQLDTLQELDVRTRRAKALGSKE is encoded by the coding sequence ATGGCACCTCATCAACAGTCGGAGCGCACAGCTGTTTTATTGGTTAATTTGGGCACGCCTGATGCGCCTACGCCTAGTGCTGTGAGACGCTATCTCAAAGAATTTTTATCTGATCCGCGCGTGGTTGAAATTCCCCGCGTTATTTGGTGGTGCATTCTAAATCTCATTATTTTGCCGATTCGTTCAAAAGCCTCAGCTAAAAAATATGCCAGCATTTGGATGCAGGGCCAAGAGACTGGCTCACCACTTTTAATCCATTCAAAAAACCAAGCCCTCGCCCTTGAGAAAAGATTTTCGTCTCAAGGTAAGGAGGTTATGGTTGAGTTGGCCATGAGGTATGGCAAGCCTAGCTTGGAATCTGTATTAAAGAAACTGCGTGATGCAGGTGTTGGTAGGTTATTGGTGCTACCTTTGTATCCACAATATTCTGCAACGACGACTGCTTCAACCTTCGATGAAATATTTAGAGTTCTTGCGACTTGGCGTAATCAACCAGAGTTGAGGTTGGTGAAGCACTATCACGATCATCCTGCTTATATCCAAGCGTTAAAAGAGCAGGTAGAAGCTTCTTGGCAATTGAATGGCAGACCAGACTTTGCACAAGGCGACAAGTTGGTATTTTCTTTCCATGGTGTGCCTAAGAGGACTTTAGATAAAGGCGACCCTTACCATTGCGAGTGCCATAAGACTGGGCGATTATTGCGTGAGGCCTTGGGATTAACACCAGATCAGGCATTGGTAACGTTCCAGTCGCGTTTTGGTAAGGCTGAGTGGTTAAAGCCGTACACAGCACCTACGATAGAAGCTTTTGCTAAAAATCATGTCAAGCGTGTTGATGTTTTTTGCCCAGGTTTCCCGGCTGATTGTTTGGAAACGCTAGAGGAGATCGCGCTGGAAGTGCGGGATGAGTTTTTGGCGGCAGGTGGTAAAGACTATCGTTATATCCCTTGTTTAAATGATTCTGCCCATTGGGTTGCGGGTTTGGACGCTATTGCTGTTGACCATTTGGGTAAATGGCCAACACAGTTGGATACTTTGCAGGAATTGGATGTTAGGACGCGGCGCGCGAAAGCATTAGGCTCTAAAGAATAA
- the grpE gene encoding nucleotide exchange factor GrpE, with translation MSEENNLEKSKENNELDSAPAAEAASAAPLTPEETIAALEAQIQEHQDQFLRAKAEVENARRRSMEEVAKAHKFAIEGFAENLLPVMDSLNAALLDGGEDLAKMKEGIELTLKQLIGALEKGRVLEINPVGEKFDPHRHQAIAMVPAEQEANTVVTVLQKGYLIADRVLRPALVTVSQPK, from the coding sequence ATGAGCGAAGAAAATAATCTAGAAAAATCTAAAGAAAACAATGAGTTGGATTCAGCGCCTGCAGCTGAAGCAGCTTCTGCTGCGCCATTGACGCCAGAGGAAACTATTGCAGCTTTAGAGGCGCAAATTCAGGAGCATCAAGATCAGTTTTTGCGTGCTAAGGCTGAGGTGGAAAATGCTCGCAGACGTTCTATGGAAGAAGTAGCGAAAGCCCATAAGTTTGCTATTGAGGGGTTTGCTGAGAATTTGTTGCCTGTCATGGATAGCCTAAATGCCGCTTTATTAGATGGTGGTGAAGATTTAGCCAAGATGAAGGAAGGTATTGAGTTAACCCTCAAGCAGTTGATAGGCGCCTTGGAAAAAGGACGTGTTCTAGAAATTAATCCTGTTGGGGAAAAATTTGATCCGCATCGTCATCAGGCTATAGCCATGGTGCCGGCAGAGCAAGAGGCTAATACAGTGGTCACAGTCTTACAAAAAGGATATTTGATTGCTGACCGTGTTTTAAGACCAGCATTGGTGACGGTTAGTCAGCCCAAGTAA
- the dnaJ gene encoding molecular chaperone DnaJ gives MANKRDFYDILGVAKNATDDEIKKSYRKLAMKFHPDRNPDSKEAEEKFKEAKEAYEMLSDPQKRAAYDQYGHAGVDPNMGGFGGGGQGFGGFSDAFGDIFGDIFGGGGGRGGGPQVYRGADLRYSMEITLEEAALGHETQIRVPSWSHCDSCGGDGAEPGSKVETCTTCHGAGQVRVAQGFFSMQQTCPRCSGSGKYIPKPCKKCHGVGTLKSQKTLEVKIPAGIDDGMRIRSAGNGEPGVNGGPSGDLYVEVHIKPHAVFERDGEDLHCQMPISFVVAALGGEIEVPTLSGKASFDVPEGTQSGKTFRLRSKGIKSLRTALPGDLYIHVLVETPVKLTDAQKKLLKQFDDSIQEGGAKHNPQQKGWINKVKDFFN, from the coding sequence TTGGCTAACAAGCGCGATTTTTATGACATTCTGGGTGTAGCTAAGAATGCGACTGATGATGAGATTAAAAAATCTTATCGTAAGTTGGCTATGAAATTTCACCCAGACCGCAACCCTGATAGTAAAGAGGCTGAGGAAAAATTCAAAGAGGCTAAAGAGGCCTATGAGATGCTTTCCGATCCTCAGAAACGCGCTGCTTATGATCAATACGGTCATGCTGGTGTGGACCCTAATATGGGTGGCTTTGGTGGTGGCGGTCAAGGTTTTGGTGGTTTTTCAGATGCCTTTGGCGATATCTTTGGTGATATTTTCGGAGGTGGCGGTGGTCGCGGAGGTGGTCCTCAAGTTTATCGTGGTGCCGATTTGCGTTACAGCATGGAAATCACGCTTGAGGAAGCTGCTTTGGGGCATGAGACGCAAATACGTGTGCCAAGTTGGTCACATTGTGACTCGTGTGGCGGTGACGGTGCTGAGCCAGGTTCAAAAGTTGAAACATGTACGACATGTCACGGAGCTGGCCAAGTTCGAGTTGCGCAGGGGTTTTTCTCTATGCAACAAACTTGCCCTCGTTGTAGCGGCTCCGGTAAATATATTCCGAAGCCATGTAAGAAGTGCCATGGCGTAGGTACTCTAAAGTCTCAGAAGACACTTGAAGTCAAAATACCAGCAGGTATTGATGACGGTATGAGAATTCGTTCAGCCGGTAACGGCGAGCCTGGTGTGAATGGTGGGCCTAGTGGCGATCTTTATGTGGAAGTTCACATTAAACCTCATGCCGTTTTCGAACGTGATGGTGAAGACTTGCATTGCCAGATGCCGATTTCATTTGTAGTCGCAGCTTTGGGTGGTGAGATAGAAGTACCAACTTTGTCTGGTAAGGCTAGCTTTGATGTGCCAGAGGGTACTCAAAGTGGTAAAACATTTAGGTTGCGTTCAAAAGGTATTAAGAGTTTAAGAACGGCGCTGCCTGGAGATTTATATATCCATGTATTGGTTGAGACGCCTGTTAAGTTAACGGACGCTCAAAAGAAATTATTAAAGCAGTTTGATGACAGTATTCAAGAAGGGGGCGCCAAGCATAACCCTCAGCAGAAGGGCTGGATCAATAAGGTTAAAGATTTCTTTAATTAA
- the hrcA gene encoding heat-inducible transcriptional repressor HrcA encodes MDERSKSLLKTLIEHYIADGQPVGSRALSRFSGLDLSAATIRNVMADLEEMGFISSPHTSAGRIPTPKGYRLFVDTMLSVKPIEQLIANEAQDAIHADAPQRVVTAAAQVLSNLSSFAGVVLTPRRSELFRQVEFLRLSEKRILLILVTPDGDVQNRIILTDRDYKPSELVEAANYLNAQFAGLSFYAVQERLRQELRGLKADIATLMEAAVKAGTETSNSDAGVVISGERRLLSVGDLSSDMDKLKRLFGIFEERTSLLQLLDVSSRADGVQIFIGGESELVPMEDMAVITAPYNVDGKIVGTLGVIGPTRMAYERVIPIVDVTAKLLSSALSSDISKK; translated from the coding sequence ATGGATGAACGTTCAAAAAGCTTACTTAAAACTCTGATTGAGCACTATATTGCTGATGGGCAGCCTGTTGGCTCCCGTGCGCTTTCCAGATTTTCTGGTTTGGATTTATCTGCAGCTACGATTCGTAATGTAATGGCGGATCTTGAGGAAATGGGGTTTATTTCTAGCCCTCATACTTCAGCTGGGCGTATTCCAACCCCTAAGGGATATAGGTTGTTTGTCGATACGATGCTTTCAGTTAAGCCTATTGAGCAATTGATTGCTAACGAAGCTCAGGATGCTATTCACGCAGATGCTCCGCAACGGGTTGTAACAGCGGCAGCTCAAGTTTTATCCAATTTATCTTCTTTTGCTGGCGTGGTTTTGACGCCTAGACGATCTGAATTATTCAGGCAGGTCGAATTTTTGCGCTTGTCAGAAAAACGAATTTTATTAATTTTGGTAACGCCAGATGGTGATGTGCAAAACAGAATCATTTTGACGGATCGAGATTACAAGCCGTCCGAGTTGGTGGAAGCCGCTAATTACCTTAATGCTCAATTTGCTGGTTTAAGTTTTTACGCCGTACAAGAACGATTGCGACAGGAATTAAGGGGGCTAAAGGCAGATATCGCTACCTTGATGGAAGCCGCTGTTAAGGCGGGCACGGAAACCTCAAATTCTGATGCGGGGGTTGTGATTTCCGGTGAGCGCAGGCTGTTAAGTGTGGGTGATTTATCTTCTGATATGGATAAGTTGAAGCGCTTGTTTGGAATTTTTGAAGAAAGAACGAGCTTGCTGCAGTTGCTTGATGTGTCTTCTCGCGCAGATGGTGTGCAAATATTTATTGGTGGCGAGAGTGAGTTGGTGCCCATGGAAGATATGGCAGTCATTACCGCACCTTATAACGTTGACGGCAAAATTGTTGGAACTTTAGGTGTTATTGGGCCAACTAGAATGGCTTATGAACGAGTGATTCCGATCGTCGATGTAACAGCAAAGTTACTTTCTAGCGCTTTAAGTAGTGATATTTCAAAAAAATAA
- the panB gene encoding 3-methyl-2-oxobutanoate hydroxymethyltransferase has product MSYLQDTSAPRAQTTISQLNTMYQSGEKIAFLTAYEASFAALMDHAGVDAILVGDSLGNVIQGHTSTTPVTIEEMVYHVECVARGNQSAFLMADMPFASYSTPEQAMDNAAHLMRAGAQMVKLEGGEWLAETIRFLVDRSVPVCAHLGLMPQSVHTLGGFKVQGKSPEAAKKLIAEAKLLQDAGAQMLLLEAIPSDLGKQVTQAIQIPTIGIGAGPDCSGQVLVMHDMLGAFPGRTPKFVKNFLEGQGSIEGAIKAYVKEVKAGTFPAPEHCFKS; this is encoded by the coding sequence ATGAGCTATTTACAAGACACTAGCGCACCCCGTGCACAAACAACTATTTCTCAACTGAACACCATGTATCAGTCTGGTGAAAAAATTGCCTTCTTAACAGCTTACGAAGCCAGTTTTGCAGCTCTCATGGATCATGCGGGTGTTGATGCGATTCTAGTAGGTGACTCATTAGGTAATGTGATTCAAGGTCACACCAGCACAACCCCTGTCACTATCGAAGAAATGGTGTATCACGTTGAGTGTGTCGCAAGAGGTAATCAATCAGCTTTCTTAATGGCGGATATGCCGTTCGCTAGTTACTCGACGCCTGAGCAAGCCATGGATAACGCCGCTCACTTAATGCGAGCCGGCGCACAAATGGTCAAGCTAGAAGGTGGTGAATGGCTAGCGGAGACTATTCGATTTTTAGTTGATCGTAGCGTTCCTGTATGCGCTCACTTAGGGCTCATGCCTCAATCAGTTCATACCCTCGGTGGATTTAAGGTTCAAGGTAAATCTCCAGAAGCGGCAAAGAAATTGATTGCCGAAGCCAAATTACTTCAAGATGCTGGCGCACAAATGCTTTTATTAGAAGCTATCCCATCTGATTTAGGTAAACAAGTTACTCAAGCAATCCAGATTCCAACGATTGGAATTGGCGCTGGTCCAGATTGCTCTGGTCAAGTATTGGTTATGCACGATATGTTAGGCGCCTTCCCAGGAAGAACACCTAAATTTGTAAAAAATTTCCTTGAAGGTCAAGGATCCATTGAAGGGGCCATTAAGGCCTACGTTAAAGAGGTCAAGGCGGGAACTTTCCCCGCCCCTGAACACTGCTTTAAATCTTAA
- a CDS encoding NAD kinase, with the protein MSNLKTKPVKSHFKKIALVGKYQADGFAEMLNTLAKALKSWGCEVFVETETARHTGISDIKTVEARDFSSTVDLVIVLGGDGTMLGIARQIAGENIPLIGINMGTLGYMTDIPLQDAESVLKDMINGQYESDTRNLLEADVFRDNELIGSGLALNDVVVNRSGMSGMVELSVHVNDQFMYNQRSDGLIIATPTGSTAYAMSVGGPILHPSVEGIVLAPIAPHALSNRPIVLPHDARIAVKLAGGKDVSVNFDMQSLTNLQIGDQIKIKRSTKTVTLLHPFGHSDYLALRKKLHWNEYPSSF; encoded by the coding sequence ATGTCAAATCTTAAGACAAAACCAGTAAAAAGCCATTTCAAGAAAATTGCCTTAGTCGGTAAATATCAAGCGGATGGCTTTGCAGAGATGCTAAATACCTTAGCAAAGGCCCTAAAGTCTTGGGGATGCGAGGTATTTGTCGAAACGGAAACTGCTCGACATACTGGTATTTCGGATATTAAAACCGTTGAAGCGCGTGACTTTAGCTCGACCGTTGATTTAGTGATTGTGCTTGGCGGTGACGGCACCATGCTAGGTATTGCCAGACAAATCGCGGGTGAGAACATCCCTTTGATTGGCATCAACATGGGAACTTTGGGCTACATGACAGATATCCCACTTCAAGATGCTGAATCCGTTCTAAAGGATATGATCAATGGTCAATATGAATCAGATACTCGTAATCTTCTAGAAGCGGATGTATTTCGAGATAATGAACTGATTGGCTCTGGGTTAGCGCTTAATGATGTTGTAGTCAATCGTTCCGGTATGTCAGGCATGGTCGAACTTTCAGTTCATGTGAATGATCAGTTCATGTACAACCAGCGTTCAGATGGCTTAATTATCGCAACCCCAACTGGTTCAACTGCTTACGCTATGTCCGTCGGCGGCCCCATACTCCACCCATCTGTTGAAGGCATTGTTTTGGCACCTATTGCACCGCATGCGCTATCTAACAGACCCATTGTCCTCCCCCATGATGCCCGTATCGCCGTAAAACTGGCTGGCGGCAAAGATGTTAGCGTCAATTTTGATATGCAATCTCTTACTAATTTACAGATTGGCGATCAAATAAAAATTAAACGATCAACTAAAACAGTGACTCTTTTACATCCGTTTGGTCATAGCGATTACTTAGCCCTGCGGAAAAAGTTACACTGGAATGAATACCCGTCATCTTTCTAA